A window of the Janthinobacterium agaricidamnosum NBRC 102515 = DSM 9628 genome harbors these coding sequences:
- a CDS encoding helix-turn-helix domain-containing protein has translation MEKSKINERIRRARVSRGMSLDEVAQKMGDITKQALSKFESGKMAPNSARILKLARALEVKPEYFFRKETVSLAPLEFRKLAKMPLYRQAQVSELMHDHLDRYLSLEMCFDESVRATVLPPRSLKVSSVEEAEEAANTLRARWAIGGDAIANLTDLLEFHGIKIILLNVSEDFDGACAASHDETNVLISLNKDRPGERMRFTAAHELGHWVMELPESMDDKTKEICCHRFAGAFLFPAAQVKVEFGGHTRSRVHPQELLNAKELYGISMQAIVRRLKDLGLLSPAGYQAITITMSGNGWRRMEPGALPSERPRRFESLVFRALAEGMITVSRAAEFLQIPISQLDAGVCGALVHE, from the coding sequence ATGGAAAAGTCAAAAATCAATGAGAGAATTCGACGGGCACGCGTTTCGCGAGGCATGTCGTTAGATGAAGTCGCCCAAAAAATGGGCGATATCACCAAGCAAGCACTGAGCAAATTTGAGAGCGGGAAGATGGCTCCAAACTCCGCAAGAATCCTTAAGCTGGCAAGAGCTTTAGAGGTAAAGCCGGAGTATTTTTTCCGAAAAGAAACCGTATCACTTGCGCCGCTTGAGTTTAGAAAGCTTGCCAAAATGCCACTCTATCGGCAGGCGCAAGTTAGCGAACTCATGCATGACCACTTGGACCGATACCTTTCGCTGGAAATGTGTTTTGACGAATCAGTACGAGCAACTGTACTTCCTCCAAGGTCATTAAAAGTTAGCTCGGTTGAGGAAGCCGAAGAAGCCGCGAACACTTTACGTGCCCGGTGGGCAATCGGCGGAGACGCAATTGCCAACCTTACTGATCTCTTGGAGTTCCACGGCATCAAAATAATCTTATTGAATGTATCTGAGGACTTTGATGGCGCGTGCGCCGCGTCCCATGACGAAACCAATGTTCTCATTTCACTCAACAAAGATCGTCCAGGTGAGCGAATGCGCTTCACTGCAGCACATGAACTAGGTCACTGGGTCATGGAACTTCCAGAGTCAATGGATGATAAGACCAAAGAAATATGCTGTCATCGTTTTGCCGGCGCATTTCTGTTCCCCGCTGCACAGGTGAAGGTCGAGTTCGGTGGGCATACTCGTTCAAGAGTTCACCCCCAAGAGTTGCTAAATGCAAAAGAGCTCTACGGTATTTCAATGCAAGCGATTGTTCGACGCCTCAAGGATCTTGGTCTACTAAGTCCAGCCGGATACCAAGCGATAACCATTACTATGTCTGGGAACGGGTGGAGAAGGATGGAACCGGGGGCTTTGCCTAGCGAACGCCCTCGTCGATTTGAGTCCTTAGTATTTCGGGCGCTGGCCGAAGGGATGATTACGGTTTCACGAGCAGCTGAATTCCTTCAAATTCCGATCAGTCAACTTGATGCTGGGGTATGTGGCGCACTGGTGCATGAATGA
- the ubiG gene encoding bifunctional 2-polyprenyl-6-hydroxyphenol methylase/3-demethylubiquinol 3-O-methyltransferase UbiG: protein MNADPLELQKFSELAHRWWDPTSEFRPLHEINPLRLEWINARVPLAGKRVIDIGCGGGILAESMAKKGASVTGIDLSEKALKVADLHSLESGAQVRYQLIAAEDMAEQEAGQYDVVTCMEMLEHVPDPSSVVRACAKLVKPGGQVFFSTLNRNLKAYLFAIIGAEYILRLLAKGTHDYDKFITPAELSQFARSAGLSVDGLKGMSYNPLTKIYSLNQDTSVNYLVACSRPL, encoded by the coding sequence ATGAACGCCGATCCCTTAGAACTGCAAAAATTTAGTGAGCTGGCCCATCGCTGGTGGGACCCCACATCCGAGTTTCGTCCCTTGCACGAAATCAACCCCCTGCGCCTGGAATGGATCAATGCGCGCGTGCCGCTGGCCGGCAAGCGCGTGATCGACATCGGCTGCGGCGGCGGCATCCTGGCCGAATCGATGGCGAAAAAAGGCGCCAGCGTGACCGGCATCGACCTGTCCGAAAAAGCGTTGAAAGTGGCCGACCTGCACAGCCTCGAATCGGGCGCGCAGGTGCGCTACCAGTTGATCGCCGCCGAAGACATGGCCGAGCAGGAAGCCGGCCAGTACGACGTGGTGACCTGCATGGAAATGCTGGAACACGTGCCGGATCCATCGTCCGTGGTGCGCGCCTGCGCCAAGCTGGTCAAGCCGGGCGGCCAGGTATTCTTTTCTACGCTGAACCGCAACCTGAAAGCGTACCTGTTCGCCATCATCGGCGCCGAATACATCTTGCGCCTGCTGGCCAAGGGCACGCACGACTACGACAAGTTCATCACCCCGGCCGAACTGTCGCAATTCGCGCGCAGCGCCGGCTTGAGCGTCGATGGCTTGAAAGGCATGAGCTACAACCCGCTGACCAAGATCTACTCGCTGAACCAGGATACCAGCGTCAACTACCTGGTGGCTTGCAGCCGGCCGCTTTAA
- a CDS encoding Csu type fimbrial protein gives MMTISDAKADICSASMTDISFGNVSPVSGQDYFANGTLSITCTFIILDGNIIILPNINVCANLDPGPGAIDINSRVLTNGTKKIPFNLYRTATYTPANVWGGYATTSSINTLFSGLLAIGTNTLTFPVYARISASDLALAATESNATTTYATNFTGAGTINYTSGSIIVRPCQTSGTTASFGFNVRANIINDCLINTTPVAFGSRGVLSGGIRATGNVTVKCTVANSYRIVLSGGNVTNAQNDRRMKNALSNETVSYRLSSSLDGPIWGDGTAGTTTYDNVGTGASQQVTIYGLIPSQTTPSPGDYSDKVTATVYF, from the coding sequence ATGATGACAATAAGCGACGCAAAAGCCGATATATGTTCCGCCTCGATGACGGACATCTCCTTTGGCAATGTCAGCCCCGTTTCCGGACAGGATTATTTCGCCAACGGCACACTCAGCATTACCTGCACTTTTATCATCCTGGACGGTAATATCATCATCCTTCCGAATATCAACGTCTGCGCCAACCTGGATCCCGGCCCGGGCGCGATTGATATCAACTCCCGGGTTCTGACCAACGGCACCAAGAAAATACCGTTCAATTTATATCGGACCGCCACTTACACACCCGCCAATGTATGGGGTGGTTATGCGACCACCAGCTCCATCAATACCTTATTCAGTGGATTGCTTGCGATTGGCACCAACACCTTAACCTTCCCGGTATATGCCAGAATCTCCGCCAGCGACCTGGCCCTGGCCGCGACCGAGTCCAACGCCACCACCACCTACGCGACGAATTTCACCGGCGCCGGGACGATTAACTATACGTCGGGCTCCATTATTGTTCGTCCTTGCCAGACTTCCGGCACCACGGCCTCGTTTGGATTCAATGTCCGGGCCAACATCATTAATGACTGCCTGATCAATACCACGCCGGTGGCGTTCGGTTCGCGGGGCGTATTGTCCGGAGGTATACGGGCCACCGGTAATGTCACGGTGAAGTGCACGGTGGCGAACAGTTACAGAATCGTATTGAGCGGCGGCAACGTGACGAATGCACAAAATGACCGCAGGATGAAGAATGCGCTAAGCAACGAAACTGTTTCTTATCGATTGTCATCCAGCCTGGATGGCCCGATCTGGGGCGATGGCACAGCTGGTACGACGACTTACGATAATGTGGGTACCGGCGCTAGCCAGCAAGTGACGATCTATGGGCTGATTCCCAGCCAAACCACGCCGTCGCCGGGGGATTATAGCGACAAGGTGACTGCAACCGTCTATTTTTAA
- a CDS encoding site-specific integrase, producing MNKWLERQKKHLTVSTYNGYRKIVVAQLIPWLGTIMLSALRKALNDAIKNELIEVNPLARWCYSKVEAPQSKDDIDPFTKEEQAAILAQATGQGRNLLQFAFWTGLRTSELVALDWADVDFVRGVVMVTRALIQHSKAAESTKTNAGRREDKLLERAMHALQEQKAFTWVKGEEVFQNPRLERRWEGDQPIRKTLWTGILQNAGVRYRNPYQTRHTYASMMLSAGEHPMWVAKQMGHAD from the coding sequence CTGAACAAGTGGCTGGAGAGGCAGAAAAAACACCTCACCGTCAGCACATACAACGGCTATCGCAAAATCGTCGTTGCTCAGCTGATCCCTTGGCTCGGCACCATCATGCTGTCGGCGCTGCGCAAGGCGCTGAATGACGCGATAAAGAACGAGCTGATCGAGGTCAATCCTCTGGCGCGCTGGTGCTATTCCAAGGTCGAGGCGCCGCAGTCGAAAGACGATATCGACCCGTTTACGAAGGAGGAACAAGCGGCGATTTTGGCGCAGGCAACCGGCCAGGGGCGCAACCTGCTGCAGTTTGCCTTCTGGACCGGCTTGCGCACGTCAGAACTGGTGGCCCTGGACTGGGCCGACGTGGACTTCGTTCGTGGGGTCGTGATGGTGACACGAGCCCTCATCCAGCATTCCAAGGCGGCGGAGAGCACCAAGACCAACGCCGGCCGCCGCGAGGATAAGCTGCTGGAGCGCGCCATGCATGCGCTACAGGAACAAAAGGCATTCACATGGGTGAAGGGCGAGGAAGTTTTTCAAAATCCTCGCCTGGAGCGGCGCTGGGAGGGCGACCAGCCTATCCGCAAAACGCTGTGGACGGGGATATTGCAAAATGCTGGCGTACGGTATCGCAATCCTTACCAGACACGGCACACGTACGCCAGCATGATGCTATCGGCCGGAGAGCACCCAATGTGGGTGGCAAAACAGATGGGACATGCGGACTAG
- a CDS encoding DUF3297 family protein — MNDTTTLPPLPDRLSIDPSSPYHIAAVFEHDIGIKINDKERSDVEEYCISEGWIKVPAGKTLDRRGRAMLIKLKGKVEAFYR; from the coding sequence ATGAACGATACCACTACCCTCCCGCCCCTGCCCGACCGCCTGTCCATCGACCCAAGCAGCCCTTATCATATCGCTGCCGTGTTCGAACACGACATCGGCATTAAAATCAACGACAAGGAACGCTCGGATGTCGAAGAGTACTGCATCAGCGAAGGCTGGATTAAAGTACCTGCCGGCAAAACCCTGGACCGCCGCGGCCGCGCGATGCTGATCAAATTAAAAGGCAAAGTCGAAGCGTTTTACCGTTAA
- the gyrA gene encoding DNA gyrase subunit A, whose product MDQFAKETIPISLEEEMRKSYLDYAMSVIVGRALPDVRDGLKPVHRRVLFAMHEMNNVWNRPYVKCARVVGETMGKYHPHGDASIYDTLVRMAQDFSLRYTLVDGQGNFGSVDGDAAAAMRYTECRLDKIASEILADIDKDTVDFVPNYDGKEKEPSVLPTRIPNLLINGASGIAVGMATNIPPHNITEVIDGALHVLRNPDCSIDELIDIIPAPDFPTAGIIYGVSGVRDGYRTGRGRVVMRAKTHFEEFGKEGGRIAIIVDELPYQVNKKSLLERIAENVRDKKLDGISDIRDESDKSGMRVVIELKRNEVPEVVLNNLYKQTQLQDTFGMNMVALVDGQPRLLNLKQMLQCFLAHRREVVTRRTVFELRKARERGHVLEGLAVALANIDDFIAIIKAAPTPPIAKVELMSRPWDSSVVREMLARTGDGTTVGGIDAFRPEHLPKHYGMQADGLYKLSDDQAQEILQMRLQRLTGLEQDKIVNEYKEVMAHIADLLDILAKPERVTVIITDEMTLAKNEYGAGNKDVRRSQIELNATDLETEDLITPQDMVVTLSHTGYMKAQPITEYRAQKRGGRGKQAMATKEEDWIDQLFIANTHDYILCFSDRGRMYWLKVWEVPQGSRNSRGKPIVNMFPLQDNEKITVILPLSGDNRVFPEDHYVFMSTSLGTVKKTPLRDFSNPRAKGIIAVDLDEGDFLIGAALTDGKHDVMLFSDSGKAVRFDENDVRPMGRTARGVRGMNLEEGQHVIALLVAENEQQSVLTATENGYGKRTPITEYTRHGRGTKGMIAIQTSERNGKVVAATLVDTSDEIMLITTGGVLIRTRVSEIREMGRATQGVTLIAVEDGTKLSGLQRVVETDIDEVELSTEAASAAPVAPRDNPAAAPDQAPDETAE is encoded by the coding sequence ATGGATCAATTCGCAAAAGAAACAATTCCTATTTCCCTCGAAGAAGAGATGCGCAAGAGCTACCTCGATTACGCGATGAGCGTGATCGTCGGCCGCGCCTTGCCGGACGTGCGCGACGGCTTGAAGCCGGTGCACCGCCGGGTCTTGTTCGCGATGCATGAAATGAATAACGTGTGGAATCGTCCTTACGTCAAGTGCGCCCGCGTGGTCGGCGAAACCATGGGTAAATACCATCCGCACGGCGACGCGTCGATTTACGACACGCTGGTGCGCATGGCGCAGGATTTCTCTTTGCGCTACACGCTGGTCGATGGCCAGGGCAACTTCGGTTCGGTCGACGGCGACGCCGCCGCCGCGATGCGTTACACCGAGTGCCGCCTGGACAAGATCGCCAGTGAAATCCTGGCCGACATCGACAAGGATACCGTCGATTTCGTGCCGAACTATGACGGCAAGGAAAAGGAACCGTCGGTGCTGCCGACCAGGATTCCGAACTTGCTGATCAACGGCGCCTCCGGCATCGCGGTCGGCATGGCCACCAACATCCCGCCGCACAATATCACCGAAGTGATCGACGGCGCGCTGCATGTGCTGCGCAATCCGGATTGCAGCATCGACGAGCTGATCGACATCATCCCGGCGCCGGACTTCCCGACCGCCGGCATCATCTATGGCGTGTCCGGCGTGCGCGACGGCTACCGCACCGGCCGCGGCCGGGTGGTGATGCGCGCCAAGACCCACTTCGAGGAATTCGGCAAGGAAGGCGGCCGCATCGCGATCATCGTCGACGAGCTGCCATACCAGGTCAATAAAAAGTCGCTGCTGGAGCGCATCGCCGAAAACGTCCGCGACAAGAAGCTGGACGGCATTTCCGACATCCGCGACGAGTCCGACAAATCGGGCATGCGCGTGGTGATCGAGTTGAAACGCAATGAAGTGCCGGAAGTGGTGCTCAACAACCTGTACAAGCAGACCCAGTTGCAAGACACCTTCGGCATGAACATGGTGGCGCTGGTCGATGGCCAGCCGCGTTTGCTGAACTTGAAGCAGATGCTGCAATGCTTCCTGGCGCACCGCCGCGAAGTGGTCACGCGGCGCACCGTGTTCGAATTGCGCAAGGCGCGCGAACGCGGCCACGTGCTGGAAGGCCTGGCGGTCGCGCTGGCCAATATCGACGATTTCATCGCCATCATCAAGGCCGCGCCGACGCCGCCGATCGCCAAGGTCGAGCTGATGTCGCGTCCCTGGGATTCGTCGGTGGTGCGCGAAATGCTGGCCCGTACCGGCGACGGCACCACCGTCGGCGGCATCGACGCCTTCCGTCCGGAACACCTGCCGAAGCACTATGGCATGCAGGCCGATGGCTTGTACAAGCTGTCCGACGACCAGGCGCAAGAAATTTTGCAAATGCGCTTGCAACGTTTGACCGGCCTGGAACAGGACAAGATCGTCAACGAATACAAGGAAGTGATGGCCCACATCGCCGACTTGCTGGACATCCTGGCCAAGCCGGAACGCGTCACCGTCATCATCACCGATGAAATGACGCTGGCCAAAAACGAATACGGCGCCGGCAACAAGGACGTGCGCCGTTCGCAGATCGAGCTGAACGCGACCGACCTGGAAACCGAAGATTTAATTACGCCGCAAGACATGGTGGTGACCTTGTCGCACACCGGTTACATGAAGGCCCAGCCGATCACCGAATACCGCGCGCAAAAACGCGGCGGCCGCGGCAAGCAGGCGATGGCGACCAAGGAAGAGGACTGGATCGACCAGCTGTTCATCGCCAATACCCACGATTACATCCTGTGCTTCTCGGACCGCGGCCGCATGTACTGGCTGAAGGTGTGGGAAGTGCCGCAAGGTTCGCGCAATTCGCGCGGCAAGCCGATCGTCAATATGTTCCCGTTGCAGGACAATGAAAAGATCACCGTGATCCTGCCGCTGTCGGGCGACAACCGGGTCTTCCCGGAAGACCATTATGTGTTCATGTCGACCAGCCTGGGCACCGTCAAGAAGACGCCTTTGAGAGACTTCAGCAATCCGCGCGCAAAGGGCATCATCGCGGTCGACCTGGACGAGGGCGACTTCCTGATCGGCGCCGCGCTGACCGACGGCAAGCACGACGTGATGCTGTTCTCCGATTCCGGCAAGGCGGTGCGCTTCGACGAAAACGACGTGCGTCCGATGGGCCGCACGGCGCGCGGCGTGCGCGGCATGAACCTGGAAGAAGGCCAGCACGTGATCGCGCTGCTGGTGGCCGAGAACGAGCAGCAATCGGTATTGACGGCGACCGAGAACGGTTACGGCAAGCGTACCCCGATCACCGAATACACCCGTCACGGCCGCGGCACCAAGGGCATGATCGCGATCCAGACCAGCGAGCGCAACGGCAAGGTGGTGGCCGCGACGCTGGTCGACACCAGCGATGAAATCATGCTGATCACCACCGGCGGCGTGCTGATTCGCACCCGGGTGTCGGAGATCCGCGAGATGGGCCGCGCCACCCAGGGCGTGACGCTGATCGCGGTCGAAGACGGCACCAAGCTGTCCGGCTTGCAGCGGGTGGTCGAGACCGATATCGATGAAGTCGAGTTGAGCACCGAGGCCGCTTCGGCCGCCCCGGTGGCACCGCGCGACAATCCGGCGGCAGCGCCTGACCAGGCGCCGGACGAAACGGCAGAGTAA
- the ompA gene encoding outer membrane protein OmpA, with protein sequence MNKFVTLFFAASAVIAGSASAQTPTSPPFAPVTTDLKAPSPKSAYVQDARGVIVRDPFGLCWRTGYWTPADAVPGCDVPLCVAPETLQDGKCVAPPPPPVAPAPAPAPAPAPVPVVVAPTSEKVSFAADAFFDFDKATLKPEGKAKLDDLQSKLGGINLEVIIAVGHTDSVGTEAYNQKLSIRRAEAVKAYLVSKGIETNRVYTEGKGKAQPVADNKTAAGRAQNRRVEIEVVGTRK encoded by the coding sequence ATGAATAAATTTGTAACGTTGTTTTTCGCTGCATCCGCAGTGATTGCTGGCTCGGCTTCGGCCCAGACCCCAACCTCGCCACCGTTCGCGCCAGTGACCACCGATCTGAAAGCACCTAGCCCAAAAAGCGCCTATGTGCAAGATGCACGTGGCGTTATCGTCCGTGATCCATTCGGCCTGTGCTGGCGCACCGGCTACTGGACACCAGCTGACGCGGTGCCAGGTTGCGACGTACCGCTGTGCGTAGCGCCAGAAACCCTGCAAGACGGCAAGTGCGTCGCACCTCCGCCGCCACCTGTAGCGCCTGCACCGGCTCCAGCCCCTGCACCAGCTCCAGTACCAGTCGTGGTTGCGCCAACCTCGGAAAAAGTCAGCTTCGCCGCTGATGCATTCTTCGATTTCGACAAAGCCACCCTGAAACCGGAAGGCAAAGCGAAACTGGACGACCTGCAATCGAAACTGGGCGGCATCAACCTGGAAGTCATCATCGCTGTCGGCCACACCGACTCGGTAGGTACCGAAGCTTACAACCAAAAACTGTCGATCCGTCGCGCAGAAGCTGTGAAAGCTTACCTGGTTTCGAAAGGTATCGAAACCAACCGCGTGTACACCGAAGGCAAAGGTAAAGCACAACCAGTCGCAGACAACAAAACTGCAGCTGGCCGCGCACAAAACCGTCGCGTGGAAATCGAAGTTGTCGGTACCCGCAAGTAA
- a CDS encoding HAD family hydrolase: MTTPTAPRAILFDLDGTLADTAPDLAAALNLLRSKRGLEATPYELLRPTASAGARGMIGASFGIKPEDEGYEELRVSFLDNYAAALAVHSTLFGGVPEMLDGLSGLGLAWGVVTNKAARFTDPLIGQIGLHKAGCVISGDTMAHPKPHPAPLLEAARRLELAPEQCWYVGDDLRDIQAGQAAGMRTIACAWGYCGAVEPQHWGADYLLESPLALLEVVRGVVQRGQLAA; this comes from the coding sequence ATGACCACACCTACTGCGCCGCGCGCCATCCTGTTCGACCTGGACGGCACCCTGGCCGACACCGCGCCAGACCTGGCGGCGGCGCTCAACCTGCTGCGCAGCAAGCGCGGCCTGGAAGCGACGCCCTACGAACTGCTGCGCCCGACCGCCTCGGCCGGCGCGCGCGGCATGATAGGCGCGTCATTCGGCATCAAACCGGAAGACGAAGGCTACGAAGAGCTGCGCGTCAGCTTCCTCGACAACTACGCGGCGGCGCTGGCGGTGCACAGCACCCTGTTCGGCGGCGTACCGGAAATGCTGGACGGCTTGAGCGGACTGGGCCTGGCCTGGGGCGTGGTGACCAACAAGGCGGCGCGCTTCACCGACCCGCTGATCGGCCAGATCGGCTTGCACAAGGCGGGCTGCGTGATTTCCGGCGACACCATGGCGCATCCGAAACCGCACCCGGCCCCGCTGCTGGAAGCGGCGCGCCGGCTGGAACTCGCCCCTGAGCAATGCTGGTATGTCGGCGACGACTTGCGCGACATCCAGGCCGGCCAAGCCGCGGGCATGCGGACCATCGCCTGCGCCTGGGGCTATTGCGGTGCGGTCGAACCGCAGCACTGGGGCGCCGATTACCTGCTGGAATCGCCGCTGGCCTTGCTGGAAGTGGTGCGCGGGGTGGTACAGCGCGGGCAACTGGCGGCTTGA
- the lplT gene encoding lysophospholipid transporter LplT: MTRGFYIIMAAQFFSSLADNALLFVAIDLLTRMNSPAYLSPMLKLSFVLFYILLAAFVGAFADSMQKGRVMFIANLIKISGCVLLFCGVYPLLAYAVVGFGAAVYSPAKYGILTELLPPEKLVPANGWIEGLTVMSIILGTVMGGALVSEHVSALLLGFDLPLMNTGVNSTTEAAICVTGGLYLLASLFNLFIPDTGARYARQEHSPFKLLADFAGCVKILWTDKLGQISLGVTTLFWGAGATLQFIVLKWAEKTLHMRFENATSLVGVVAIGMALGAVLSARLVTLKKSLSVLPFGIAMGLIVTCMPWVHSVPLAYVLLVLIGALSGFFVVPMNALLQHRGHVLMSAGHSIAVQNFNENLSILAMLAIYALLLKFHVNLDVIIVLFGLSVAGIMYWIIRQHAANQRHFDSVALIGEAKH; encoded by the coding sequence ATGACCCGTGGCTTTTACATCATCATGGCAGCGCAGTTCTTTTCTTCGCTGGCAGACAACGCACTTTTGTTCGTCGCAATTGATCTGCTGACCAGGATGAACAGCCCGGCTTACCTGTCGCCGATGCTCAAGCTGTCGTTCGTGTTGTTCTATATCTTGCTGGCCGCTTTTGTCGGCGCATTCGCCGATTCGATGCAAAAAGGCCGCGTGATGTTCATCGCCAACCTGATCAAGATTTCCGGCTGCGTGCTGCTGTTTTGCGGCGTCTATCCATTGCTGGCCTATGCGGTGGTCGGTTTCGGCGCGGCGGTGTATTCGCCCGCCAAGTACGGCATCCTGACGGAATTGCTACCGCCTGAAAAACTGGTGCCGGCCAATGGCTGGATCGAAGGCTTGACCGTCATGTCGATCATCCTCGGCACGGTGATGGGCGGCGCGCTGGTCAGCGAACACGTGTCGGCGCTGCTGCTCGGTTTCGACCTGCCGCTGATGAATACCGGCGTCAACAGCACCACCGAGGCGGCGATCTGCGTCACCGGCGGCCTGTATCTGCTGGCGTCGCTGTTTAATCTGTTTATCCCCGACACCGGCGCCCGCTACGCGCGCCAGGAGCATAGCCCGTTCAAGCTGCTGGCCGACTTCGCCGGCTGCGTCAAGATTCTGTGGACCGACAAGCTGGGCCAGATTTCACTGGGGGTAACCACGCTGTTCTGGGGCGCCGGCGCCACCTTGCAATTCATCGTACTCAAGTGGGCTGAAAAGACCTTGCACATGCGCTTCGAAAACGCCACCAGCCTGGTCGGCGTGGTCGCGATCGGCATGGCGCTCGGCGCGGTACTGTCGGCGCGCCTGGTGACCTTGAAGAAATCGCTGTCGGTGCTGCCGTTCGGCATCGCGATGGGCTTGATCGTCACCTGCATGCCATGGGTGCATTCGGTGCCGCTGGCATATGTGCTGCTGGTCTTGATCGGTGCGCTGTCCGGCTTTTTTGTGGTGCCGATGAATGCGCTATTGCAACATCGCGGCCACGTGCTGATGAGCGCCGGCCATTCGATCGCGGTGCAGAATTTCAATGAAAACCTGTCCATCCTGGCCATGCTGGCGATTTATGCGCTGTTGCTGAAATTCCATGTCAACCTGGACGTGATCATCGTGCTGTTCGGCCTGTCGGTGGCCGGCATCATGTACTGGATCATCCGGCAGCACGCGGCCAACCAGCGCCACTTCGATTCGGTGGCGCTGATCGGAGAAGCCAAACACTGA